A window of the Cynocephalus volans isolate mCynVol1 chromosome 10, mCynVol1.pri, whole genome shotgun sequence genome harbors these coding sequences:
- the OAZ1 gene encoding LOW QUALITY PROTEIN: ornithine decarboxylase antizyme 1 (The sequence of the model RefSeq protein was modified relative to this genomic sequence to represent the inferred CDS: deleted 1 base in 1 codon), producing the protein MVKSSLQRILNSHCFAREKEGDKASASTHASRTMPLLSLHSRGGRSSESSRVSLNCCSNPGPGPQWCSDVPHPPLKIPGGRGNSQRDHNLSANLFYSDNRLNVTEELTSNDKTRILNVQARLTDAKHITWRAVLSGSSLYIEIPGGALPEGSKDSFAVLLEFAEEQLHADHVFICFHKNREDRAALLRTFSFLGFEIVRPGHPLVPKRPDACFMAYTFERESSGEEES; encoded by the exons ATGGTGAAATCCTCCCTGCAGCGGATCCTCAACAGCCACTGCTTCgccagagagaaggaaggggacaAAGCCAGCGCCAGCACTCACGCCAGCCGCACCATGCCGCTCCTCAGCCTGCACAGCCGCGGCGGCCGCAGCAGCGAGAG TTCCAGGGTGTCCCTCAATTGCTGTAGTAACCCGGGTCCGGGGCCTCAGTGGTGCTCC GATGTCCCTCACCCACCCCTGAAGATCCCAGGTGGGCGAGGGAATAGTCAGAGGGATCACAATCTTTCAGCTAATTTATTTTACTCT GATAATCGGCTGAATGTAACAGAGGAACTAACGTCTAATGACAAGACGAGGATTCTTAACGTCCAGGCCAGGCTCACAGATGCCAAACACATCACCTGGAGAGCAGTGCTGAGCGGCAGCAGCCTGTACATCGAGATCCCAGGCGGCGCGCTGCCGGAGGGGAGCAAGGATAG CTTCGCAGTTCTGCTGGAGTTTGCTGAGGAGCAGCTCCATGCTGACCACGTCTTCATTTGCTTCCACAAAAACCGAGAGGACAGAG CTGCATTGCTCCGTACCTTCAGCTTTTTGGGCTTTGAGATTGTGAGACCAGGGCATCCCCTTGTCCCCAAGAGACCCGATGCTTGCTTCATGGCCTACACGTTTGAGAGAGAGTCTTCAGGCGAGGAGGAGTCGTGA
- the PEAK3 gene encoding protein PEAK3: MSTSKPPTETPAPDSTPCPTQPTYSNLGEVRAHLLPSKACRPRPPGSHPTDLHSPAPPLPKKTLTRTQSLPTRGAPRPSSTRAGQPQRPLLGSNSVEDSQVEARPACPPEELASFLPDVTRGLFHDLHHQGTVHAALAARQLQGLRAIHARLGARLMGGRPGPWHPGHGFRLLDSSPCVESGDALYYRVVRVEEEVWHILAAKVPKPGAEVPPPRGQELQASLPPHFNVQGLCGLVPKGALPAAPWRGSAMLVAEVPERTVAQWLAEVSGQGPAEFVWVVALLLLQLSAALELLEARGAVLVQLRPENLLLAAPRGCQAASPPRLLLADFGRFRWLSPGTPGAHAQQLGCLLRDMLSPATPSASPLAAGLERLAAQLPQSQPTAAQTRGALQALLWGPGPELRCRGTPLGSWLQVRRALLLLHLAERAAGGEVPGLEDWLCCEYLAEATEASLSHALALLWD; the protein is encoded by the exons ATGAGCACATCCAAGCCACCCACTGAGACCCCAGCGCCTGACAGCACCCCCTGTCCAACTCAGCCCACCTACAGCAACCTTG GTGAGGTCCGTGCCCACCTGTTGCCCTCCAAGGCCTGCCGCCCCCGACCCCCTGGGTCCCACCCCACCGACCTGCATTCCCcggccccacccctgcccaagAAGACCCTAACCCGTACCCAGTCTCTGCCCACCCGAGGAGCCCCGAGACCCAGCTCCACCCGAGCAGGGCAGCCTCAGAGGCCCCTTCTGGGGTCCAACAGCGTAGAGGACAGCCAGGTGGAGGCCAGGCCAGCCTGTCCCCCTGAAGAGCTGGCCTCCTTCCTGCCTGATGTCACTCGGGGCCTCTTCCACGATCTGCACCACCAAGGGACCGTGCATGCGGCACTAGCTGCCCGGCAGCTGCAGGGCCTCCGTGCCATTCATGCCCGGCTCGGTGCCCGGCTCATGGGTGGCCGCCCTGGCCCCTGGCACCCTGGCCATGGCTTCCGCCTCCTGGACAGCTCACCCTGCGTGGAGAGCGGGGACGCCCTGTACTACCGCGTGGTGCGGGTGGAGGAGGAGGTGTGGCACATCCTGGCTGCCAAG GTGCCCAAGCCCGGAGCTGAGGTGCCCCCCCCACGGGGCCAGGAGCTGCAGGCCTCGCTGCCCCCCCACTTCAACGTCCAGGGGCTGTGTGGCTTGGTGCCCAAGGGCGCACTGCCGGCTGCGCCCTGGAGAGGCTCTGCCATGCTGGTGGCCGAGGTGCCTGAGCGCACGGTGGCCCAGTGGCTGGCGGAGGTCAGCGGACAGGGGCCGGCAGAGTTCGTGTGGGTTGTGGCCCTGCTGCTCCTGCAGCTGAGTGCTGCCCTGGAGCTCCTGGAGGCACGGGGCGCGGTCCTGGTGCAGCTGCGGCCTGAGAACCTGCTGCTGGCGGCACCACGGGGATGCCAGGCCGCGAGCCCCCCACGCCTGCTACTGGCGGACTTTGGTCGCTTCCGCTGGCTGTCCCCGGGAACCCCTGGTGCCCATGCCCAGCAGCTGGGCTGCCTGCTCCGCGATATGCTCAGCCCCGCCACGCCCTCGGCCTCACCCCTGGCCGCTGGCCTGGAGCGCCTGGCGGCCCAGCTGCCCCAATCGCAGCCCACCGCGGCCCAAACGCGGGGCGCGCTGCAGGCGCTGCTCTGGGGGCCTGGGCCCGAGCTGCGCTGCCGCGGAACACcgctgggatcctggctgcaggTGCGCCGCGCGCTGCTGCTCCTGCACCTGGCTGAGCGGGCCGCGGGTGGGGAGGTGCCTGGCCTGGAGGACTGGCTGTGCTGTGAATACCTGGCTGAGGCCACCGAGGCCTCGCTGAGCCATGCCCTGGCGCTGCTGTGGGACTGA
- the LINGO3 gene encoding leucine-rich repeat and immunoglobulin-like domain-containing nogo receptor-interacting protein 3 — protein LLLLLLPAAGGCPARCECSAPTRAVACARRRLTAVPEGIPAETRLLELSRNRLRCLSPGDLAALPWLEELDLSDNVIAHLEPGAFAALSRLRVLRLRGNQLKLIPPGVFGHLDNLTLLDLSENRLVVLLDDTFQDLRSLRRLEVGRNDLVFIARRAFAGLLALEELTLERCNLTALSAESLGHLRGLGALRLRHLPVAALEDQNFQKLPGLLHLEIDHWPLLEEVAAGSLQGLNLTSLSVTHTNITAVPAAALRHQAHLACLDLSHNPISAVPRGSFRGLVRLRELHLAGALLAVLEPQAFAGLRQLRLLNLSSNLLSTLEESAFQSVHTLETLRLDGNPLACDCRLLWVAQRRKTLNFDGRLPACASPDEVRGDALRDLPDSVLFEYFVCRKPQIRERRLQHVTATAGDDVRFLCRAEGQPAPSVAWVTPQHRAVTATSAGRARVLPGGTLHIQAARPRDSGTYTCVASNAGGNDTYFATLTVRPEPATNRTAGDGRNATQAAARSPLDLTAVLVSTAMGCITFLGVVLFCFLLLFLWSRGRGQHKNNFSVEYSFRKVDGPVAAAGQGGARKFNMKMI, from the coding sequence ctgctgctgctgctgctgcctgcgGCCGGGGGCTGCCCGGCCCGCTGCGAGTGCAGCGCCCCCACGCGTGCGGTGGCCTGTGCCCGCCGCCGGCTGACGGCCGTGCCCGAGGGCATCCCGGCCGAGACCCGCCTGCTGGAGCTCAGCCGCAACCGCCTCCGCTGTCTCAGCCCGGGCGACCTGGCCGCCCTGCCGTGGCTGGAGGAGCTGGACCTGAGCGACAACGTGATCGCGCACCTGGAGCCCGGCGCCTTCGCCGCCTTGTCCCGCCTGCGCGTGCTGCGCCTCCGCGGCAACCAGCTCAAGCTCATCCCGCCGGGGGTCTTCGGGCACCTGGACAACCTCACGCTGCTGGACCTGAGCGAGAACAGGCTGGTCGTCCTCCTGGACGACACCTTCCAAGACCTGCGCAGCCTGCGCCGGCTCGAGGTGGGCCGCAACGACCTGGTGTTCATCGCGCGCCGGGCCTTCGCGGGACTGCTGGCCCTGGAGGAGCTGACCCTGGAGCGCTGCAACCTCACGGCGCTGTCTGCCGAGTCGCTCGGCCACCTGCGGGGCCTGGGCGCCCTGCGGCTGCGACACCTGCCCGTCGCCGCCCTGGAGGACCAGAACTTCCAGAAGCTCCCGGGGCTGCTGCACCTGGAGATCGACCACTGGCCGCTGCTGGAGGAGGTGGCCGCGGGCAGCCTGCAGGGCCTCAACCTGACGTCGCTGTCCGTCACCCACACCAACATCACCGCCGTGCCGGCCGCCGCGCTGCGACACCAGGCGCACCTGGCCTGCCTCGACCTGTCGCACAACCCCATCAGCGCGGTGCCGCGCGGGTCCTTCCGGGGCCTGGTCCGCCTGCGCGAGCTGCACCTGGCCGGGGCGCTGCTGGCCGTGCTGGAGCCGCAGGCCTTCGCGGGGCTGCGCCAGCTCCGGCTGCTCAACCTGTCCAGCAACCTGCTGTCCACGCTGGAGGAGAGCGCCTTCCAGTCGGTGCACACGCTGGAGACGCTGCGCCTGGACGGGAACCCGCTGGCCTGCGACTGTCGCCTGCTCTGGGTCGCGCAGCGCCGCAAGACGCTCAACTTCGACGGGCGGCTGCCGGCCTGCGCCAGCCCGGACGAGGTGCGCGGGGACGCGCTGCGCGACCTGCCCGACTCGGTGCTGTTCGAGTACTTCGTGTGTCGCAAGCCCCAGATCCGCGAGCGGCGGCTGCAGCACGTCACGGCCACCGCGGGCGACGACGTGCGCTTCCTGTGCCGCGCGGAGGGCCAGCCGGCGCCCAGCGTGGCCTGGGTGACGCCCCAGCACCGCGCGGTGACGGCCACCAGCGCCGGCCGGGCGCGCGTGCTGCCGGGGGGCACCCTGCACATCCAGGCCGCGCGGCCGCGCGACAGCGGCACCTACACGTGCGTGGCCAGCAACGCGGGCGGCAACGACACCTACTTCGCCACGCTGACCGTGCGGCCCGAGCCGGCCACCAACCGGACCGCGGGCGACGGCCGCAACGCCACGCAGGCGGCCGCGCGCTCCCCGCTGGACCTCACCGCCGTCCTGGTGTCCACGGCCATGGGCTGCATCACCTTCCTCGGCGTCGTCCTCTTCTGCTTCCTGCTGCTGTTCCTGTGGAGTCGCGGCCGAGGCCAGCACAAGAACAACTTCTCTGTCGAGTACTCCTTCCGCAAGGTGGACGGGCCGGTGGCCGCGGCCGGCCAGGGCGGCGCGCGCAAGTTCAACATGAAGATGATCTGA